The Meles meles chromosome 6, mMelMel3.1 paternal haplotype, whole genome shotgun sequence genome has a window encoding:
- the CD276 gene encoding CD276 antigen isoform X2, which produces MLCRWASAGVGERVPLATALAALWVCVTGALEVQVPEDPVVALVGADATLRCSFSPEPDFSLAQLNLIWQLTDTKQLVHSFAEGRDQGSAYANRTALFPDLLAQGNASLRLQRVRVADEGSFTCFVSIRDFGSAAVSLQVAAPYSKPSMTLEPSKDLRPGDTVTITCSSYRGYPEAEVLWQDGQGAPLTGNVTTSQMANEQGLFDVRSVLRVVLGANGTYSCLVRNPVLRQDAHGSVTITPHRSPIGAVEVLVPEDPVVALVGADATLRCSFSPEPDFSLAQLNLIWQLTDTKQLVHSFAEGRDQGSAYANRTALFPDLLAQGNASLRLQRVRVADEGSFTCFVSIRDFGSAAVSLQVAAPYSKPSMTLEPSKDLRPGDTVTITCSSYRGYPEAEVLWQDGQGAPLTGNVTTSQMANEQGLFDVRSVLRVVLGANGTYSCLVRNPVLRQDAHGSVTITGQPMTFPPEALWVTVGLSVCLVALLVALAFVCWRKIKQSCEEENAGAEDQDGDGEGSKTALRPLKHSESKEDDGQEIA; this is translated from the exons ATGCTGTGTCGCTGGGCCAGCGCGGGTGTGGGCGAGCGTGTGCCCTTGGCCACGGCCCTGGCGGCGCTGTGGGTCTGCGTCACAG GTGCTTTGGAGGTCCAGGTCCCCGAGGACCCCGTGGTAGCCCTGGTAGGCGCCGATGCCACCCTGCGCTGCTCCTTCTCGCCCGAACCCGACTTCAGCCTGGCGCAGCTCAACCTCATCTGGCAGCTGACAGACACCAAACAGCTGGTGCACAGTTTCGCCGAGGGCCGCGACCAGGGCAGCGCCTACGCCAACCGCACCGCGCTCTTCCCGGACCTGCTGGCCCAGGGCAACGCGTCGCTGAGGCTGCAGCGCGTGCGCGTGGCGGACGAGGGCAGCTTCACCTGCTTTGTGAGCATCCGGGACTTCGGCAGCGCCGCAGTCAGCCTGCAGGTGGCGG CTCCCTACTCGAAGCCCAGCATGACCCTGGAGCCCAGCAAGGACCTGCGGCCTGGGGACACGGTGACCATCACGTGCTCCAGCTACCGGGGCTATCCGGAGGCCGAGGTGCTGTGGCAGGACGGGCAGGGCGCACCCTTGACGGGCAACGTGACCACGTCGCAGATGGCCAACGAGCAGGGCTTGTTTGACGTGCGCAGCGTCCTGAGGGTGGTGCTGGGCGCCAACGGCACGTACAGCTGCCTGGTGCGCAACCCAGTGCTGCGGCAGGACGCTCACGGCTCTGTCACCATCACGCCCCACAGAAGCCCCATAG GTGCCGTGGAGGTCCTGGTCCCCGAGGACCCCGTGGTGGCCCTGGTAGGCGCCGATGCCACCCTGCGCTGCTCCTTCTCGCCCGAACCCGACTTCAGCCTGGCGCAGCTCAACCTCATCTGGCAGCTGACAGACACCAAACAGCTGGTGCACAGTTTCGCCGAGGGCCGCGACCAGGGCAGCGCCTACGCCAACCGCACCGCGCTCTTCCCGGACCTGCTGGCCCAGGGCAACGCGTCGCTGAGGCTGCAGCGCGTGCGCGTGGCGGACGAGGGCAGCTTCACCTGCTTTGTGAGCATCCGGGACTTCGGCAGCGCCGCAGTCAGCCTGCAGGTGGCGG CTCCCTACTCGAAGCCCAGCATGACCCTGGAGCCCAGCAAGGACCTGCGGCCTGGGGACACGGTGACCATCACGTGCTCCAGCTACCGGGGCTATCCGGAGGCCGAGGTGCTGTGGCAGGACGGGCAGGGCGCACCCTTGACGGGCAATGTGACCACGTCGCAGATGGCCAACGAGCAGGGCTTGTTTGACGTGCGCAGCGTCCTGAGGGTAGTGCTGGGCGCTAACGGCACATACAGCTGCCTGGTGCGCAACCCAGTGCTGCGGCAGGACGCGCACGGCTCTGTCAccatcacag GGCAGCCCATGACCTTCCCCCCTGAGGCCCTGTGGGTGACCGTGGGGCTCTCTGTCTGTCTCGTTGCACTGCTGGTGGCCCTGGCCTTCGTGTGCTGGAGAAAGATCAAGCAGAGCTGTGAGGAGGAGAATgcag GTGCTGAGGACCAGGATGGGGATGGAGAAGGATCCAAGACCG CCCTGCGGCCTCTGAAACACTCTGAAAGCAAAGAAG ATGATGGACAAGAAATAGCTTGA
- the CD276 gene encoding CD276 antigen isoform X1, with amino-acid sequence MLCRWASAGVGERVPLATALAALWVCVTGALEVQVPEDPVVALVGADATLRCSFSPEPDFSLAQLNLIWQLTDTKQLVHSFAEGRDQGSAYANRTALFPDLLAQGNASLRLQRVRVADEGSFTCFVSIRDFGSAAVSLQVAAPYSKPSMTLEPSKDLRPGDTVTITCSSYRGYPEAEVLWQDGQGAPLTGNVTTSQMANEQGLFDVRSVLRVVLGANGTYSCLVRNPVLRQDAHGSVTITPHRSPIGAVEVLVPEDPVVALVGADATLRCSFSPEPDFSLAQLNLIWQLTDTKQLVHSFAEGRDQGSAYANRTALFPDLLAQGNASLRLQRVRVADEGSFTCFVSIRDFGSAAVSLQVAAPYSKPSMTLEPSKDLRPGDTVTITCSSYRGYPEAEVLWQDGQGAPLTGNVTTSQMANEQGLFDVRSVLRVVLGANGTYSCLVRNPVLRQDAHGSVTITGAVLGIPRCFLPGLHGQVFLAPRLSRCPLPPPWVMGPFVCNVLSSSSANHAVWRERLLQMPVSLAGPLLPKVLLAVLPALTVPSADPAGCCCWPGHSWSAESRGEQCCLLLALRSPSFLPRTRRGPRDWAAGWQAQNSGWPRPRCGRLEPLPLPLRELTEGPSAFHGNIPLASLPLWGKPRTLTTAPSVPTPIYMRGSPSIFCKGWIVNILGFVGHIRSLLLLLLFLPLLLLLFLFW; translated from the exons ATGCTGTGTCGCTGGGCCAGCGCGGGTGTGGGCGAGCGTGTGCCCTTGGCCACGGCCCTGGCGGCGCTGTGGGTCTGCGTCACAG GTGCTTTGGAGGTCCAGGTCCCCGAGGACCCCGTGGTAGCCCTGGTAGGCGCCGATGCCACCCTGCGCTGCTCCTTCTCGCCCGAACCCGACTTCAGCCTGGCGCAGCTCAACCTCATCTGGCAGCTGACAGACACCAAACAGCTGGTGCACAGTTTCGCCGAGGGCCGCGACCAGGGCAGCGCCTACGCCAACCGCACCGCGCTCTTCCCGGACCTGCTGGCCCAGGGCAACGCGTCGCTGAGGCTGCAGCGCGTGCGCGTGGCGGACGAGGGCAGCTTCACCTGCTTTGTGAGCATCCGGGACTTCGGCAGCGCCGCAGTCAGCCTGCAGGTGGCGG CTCCCTACTCGAAGCCCAGCATGACCCTGGAGCCCAGCAAGGACCTGCGGCCTGGGGACACGGTGACCATCACGTGCTCCAGCTACCGGGGCTATCCGGAGGCCGAGGTGCTGTGGCAGGACGGGCAGGGCGCACCCTTGACGGGCAACGTGACCACGTCGCAGATGGCCAACGAGCAGGGCTTGTTTGACGTGCGCAGCGTCCTGAGGGTGGTGCTGGGCGCCAACGGCACGTACAGCTGCCTGGTGCGCAACCCAGTGCTGCGGCAGGACGCTCACGGCTCTGTCACCATCACGCCCCACAGAAGCCCCATAG GTGCCGTGGAGGTCCTGGTCCCCGAGGACCCCGTGGTGGCCCTGGTAGGCGCCGATGCCACCCTGCGCTGCTCCTTCTCGCCCGAACCCGACTTCAGCCTGGCGCAGCTCAACCTCATCTGGCAGCTGACAGACACCAAACAGCTGGTGCACAGTTTCGCCGAGGGCCGCGACCAGGGCAGCGCCTACGCCAACCGCACCGCGCTCTTCCCGGACCTGCTGGCCCAGGGCAACGCGTCGCTGAGGCTGCAGCGCGTGCGCGTGGCGGACGAGGGCAGCTTCACCTGCTTTGTGAGCATCCGGGACTTCGGCAGCGCCGCAGTCAGCCTGCAGGTGGCGG CTCCCTACTCGAAGCCCAGCATGACCCTGGAGCCCAGCAAGGACCTGCGGCCTGGGGACACGGTGACCATCACGTGCTCCAGCTACCGGGGCTATCCGGAGGCCGAGGTGCTGTGGCAGGACGGGCAGGGCGCACCCTTGACGGGCAATGTGACCACGTCGCAGATGGCCAACGAGCAGGGCTTGTTTGACGTGCGCAGCGTCCTGAGGGTAGTGCTGGGCGCTAACGGCACATACAGCTGCCTGGTGCGCAACCCAGTGCTGCGGCAGGACGCGCACGGCTCTGTCAccatcacag GGGCCGTGCTTGGGATCCCCAGATGTTTCCTTCCCGGGCTTCATGGACAGGTCTTCCTGGCCCCTCGTCTCAGCCGctgtcctctcccacccccttggGTGATGGGTCCCTTTGTTTGCAACGTTCTGAGCAGCAGCTCTGCCAACCATGCCGTCTGGAGGGAACGTCTGCTGCAAATGCCCGTGTCCCTGGCAGGGCCTCTGCTGCCGAAGGTTCTCCTGGCAGTGCTGCCGGCCCTGACCGTGCCTTCTGCAGACCCagctggctgctgctgctggcctgGGCACTCGTGGTctgcagagagcagaggagagCAGTGCTGTCTTTTGTTAGCTCTGAGGTCCCCAAGCTTTCTGCCCAGGACTCGGCGTGGGCCCAGGGACTGGGCTGCTGGCTGGCAAGCTCAGAACAGTGGCTGGCCCAGACCCAGGTGCGGGCGCCTCGAGCCCCTCCCTCTGCCGTTGAGAGAGCTAACAGAAGGGCCTTCAGCGTTTCACGGAAACATTCCCCTGGCAAGTCTCCCCCTCTGGGGTAAACCCAGAACCCTCACCACGGCGCCCTCAGTTCCCACCCCCATCTACATGCGGGGCTCCCCAAGCATTTTCTGTAAGGGctggatagtaaatattttaggctttgtgggccacataCGAtctctgttgctgctgctgcttttccttccccttctgctcctcctgtttcttttttggtAA